In the Salmo trutta chromosome 13, fSalTru1.1, whole genome shotgun sequence genome, ATAAGATACATAACAGAGGAGATTCTAACGTAAAGATCCAGCACGCCCGTATAGTTTACCAGGGCCTCCACATCTCCAGCATGCCCAGGTGGGGGCTGAGGAGCTGGGGGCTCCCGAGCAGGAGCAGGGGGCTGTCCTGGGGCCCCACCATGTGGCACAGGGGCCCCTCCCTCTGGCCCTGCCTCCCAGACCTGGGGTCCCCTCTGAGGGGTGTAGTGGGGGCTCCAGGCCCCTGTCTGGGTGGGTGGGCGTCAGGCCTGAGGTTGGGGTTGGCCTGAGAAGGGCGCTCTTCACTGGAGCGGGGCAGGGATTTGAGCAGGTGGTTGAGCAGGCGGGAGCCAAGAGTTTTGTCCATCCACTCGCAGCTGAGCAGCATGTTGTGGACCTCGTGCATGCACTGGATGTAGCCTGTGCTGTACTTCTGCTGTGCATCTAGGCCTAAGGTGGGGTCTGCTGTGGATGGGAGGAGACACTGGGTCAAACATGGGTCATAGCGTCATCTGTTGGTGGCAGGATGTATTGCACCCAAACTGGCCTATTGCCCAAAATAAATGagtaattattatatattttttaaatgtatttaacttgttaagtcagttaggaacaaacagttatttacaatgaagtcctactccggccaaacccggacaacgctgggccaattgtgcgccgccttatgggactcccaatcattgccggatgtgatacagcctggatttgaaccagggactgtagtgacgcctcttgcactgagatgcagtgccttagactgctgcgccactcgcaTAATGAATTGCAGTGTTTCTTAATCCTGTTCCTGGGcactcaaaggggtgcacatttttgtttttgccccaGCACTACACACATGATTCCACTAAGGGTTGATGATGAGCTGATTAGTGGAACAGGTGTGTAGTGCTAAGACAAACACacaaatgtgcacccctttgagtgCCCAGGAACAGGATTAAGAAACACTTGACTAATCAATTGTTTTAAGTTGAAACCAAGAAAGAATATGGATCAAAACGAAATGAAATAATAAAGCTATATGAGTACTAATACTCACATGATTATTCTTATTGTTCTTATTGACTGTTATTCAATCACTGATGAAAATATTCCCACCAGTCTCCATTAAATGTGTCTAACATTCCAACGTGCTGACACGGCCCCAGCTGCTTACATAGAGTATTACATGCAGGCACAACTTTGAAAACTCTCCTGGCACTTGCATTCTCCTTCAGTCAAGCCACTTGATCGGACACTTACCACTGAATCTATGAGTCTGAACATTCTGCAGGTGTTTCACTGTCATCTCTAGAATGTCCGCCTTTTCAAGTTTCGATTGCTGTTGGGGGAAATGGAAAGTTAGGGTCAACAAATAACTTACACTGTGTCTTTCACACTCCATATAATTGAGCATTTATAACAATTAAAGTGTGTATATAGGCCTACCCACATCAAGACGGAACGCCCCGACCACGGTTTCTTTCAGTTGATCCAAGCAGTTATTCATCCTCTCCCGTCTTTTCCTCTCAATTAGCGGCTTACGCAACTAGAGATGGAAAGCGATGGGTTAATGGCGACCAGACAGTCACAAACTGGACCAGACAATCACTAAGTGTGAGCATATCCGATAAAAGACACCTGTTGATTAGGTTTATATATATATCCACGGGAACAAAGGCAatacctttctctcctccttgGCACTCGAGTGTTTCCCCACGTTGTGAGCCATGGTGCTGGCTGTCATCTCTCCTTTACGCTCGGTATAGTTGTGTAGCTCGGTATAGCTCTCCTCTCCCGGCTGAGTCTAGGGTCTGTAAGGCCCTCCGCACCACGCACTGCTCTTATTTATAGGGCACAATTAGCATTTGAATGCTCGAGCTTTTTGGCTGAGGTATTTTCCCACACACGGGGTCGCTCCCAGCGCCCGATCCCATCAGTCAGGGATGACAGGTCACTGCCTCTTTTCAATAGCTGAGTTACCCGCCCCGGAGAAAAACACAAGAGACAGATGTCCACCCTGAACCCCCctatcctctctatctctctctttctcgtgaCGCAAAGCGCGCGGGTCCCCTCAGGATTTTCATTTGCAGGGCCGAACAAGAGTGAGTCATTTCCGTGGTTACACCAGGGACCCCTTGACTATTCATGCCAATGAAATGGGACGGCATTAGGCTTACCCGAGAAAAGTCTCACATAGAAAAAATACCCACAACGCCCTTGTTATCAGTTTGTATCGTTGTCGAAACTGGCAAGTGGTCAGGGAAGTGTTGATGATGAGAAACTTTAGTGACTAAATCCTGAGTGAAGAGTAAGCATAAACTAATTGTTCAGAAAAATTACGCCAAAAGCCTATAACGAaaagtgtcaatattttttattgaatgtAGCCTATATGCTTTTCCTGAGATGTACCCTAAATGATGTTCGCGCAATGGCAAgggatattgtttttgttcaTGACTGAAAAGCCTATGGAAATTACACTCAAAGTTAATGAAGCTTATTTCAAACTATTTTCAACTCTGCCCTCGTTCAGCAATTCAATAGGTCTAGGCTCCTCAACGGATTTTCAAAAGTTGGTCAGATTTCAATCTAATTAATTGATTAAAATTCAATACATCGATTGTAAGTGCTTGTTTCATGTTCTGAATTTGTTTGAAATAAAATGAAATCCCAGCCCCTAGTGGTTCTGCAGGTGCGGGATATGGATGGGGTAGTTAGGCCTAATTCCACATGCTCTTTGGGTTGTCTAATATCAACAAGGATAAATGACTTGAACATCCTGTCGGATATTGATCATGGTTTATtattaatgaatatatatattttgacttACAACTTTGATTAGCCTGAGCCAGATAGAGGAAGGGTTTGAAAACGGTAAGCTAAACATATGTTGTCAATTTTTTCTAACTCTGAGTTAGGGAGAGCAGATGTCAGAGTGACCACACGGACAGATGTCCCTCCTGCGAGCTGGCCTTTGGCTAAGGGATTCATGGCGACGGCTCTGTGTTTGACTTGACGCGACTGCCGGGCGAACGCTAGAACGTGGGAAACCCCACCGAACAATGGGCGGTATTCAGCCGAACCTAATCACCATGAAGAGAGTACTAACCCTGTGGAAGGACAAGTGGATGGTCCAGACTGGGAGaaggctctctctctcagtgagcGCCGGAGTAGGAAGTGATTCATGGGAAGTTAGGGCAGGTGCGCCCTGACCGCTGTTTTTCTGTCAGGTGTGTGACCATCACAATAAAGTGTCAGTATGAGCAATAGCTTATGTGTGGTCGTTGATCACTTTATTGATTATTCATGAGCTATATTTTTATATCACATTGTGATGCATAAGAATAGCATATGGGCCTAGTTGTGAAATTAGTGGGCATAACACTTGTTGAATTTGCAAACATGAAACAGTGTAGCATTAAGTGGTCAATTCGAATTGAAgacagtcaattcaggaagtaattTGAATTTATAATACAAAAATTAAACAGcttttgaaaataaatagcttCTACTTTTCAGTTTATTAGAAGtcattgaaaaataaaataataataatttaattggaatttcagtttacttcctgatgCCTGAATTGGATGCCATCAATTAGAAGTGACCCAACCCTGAATGGTAGCCTATTAACAACAGATGACATGTCAAAACAGCTTAGCTCATTGGGCTATGGATGatattgttgttttttattccATAGATTAATTTAGGCTAAAAGGAATGTGGTCCTCAGAGCCTTAATAATTAACAAACCTTCAGTAGGTACTTGGCACTGACAGACAACAGGCAAGTGTACAAGGCTTTGAATTAGTGGACCGGAATGAGTTCACTTTCCAAACCACTTATAAATCCAGACGGTAGGCCTATACAGTCACAATGGGTGGCTTTCTGAAGAGGCTGTGGCTGATGAATACACTGAGTGGTGAGGTCTCTTGTGAAACTCTAGAAAACTTGGGTGACTTTTGGGGAGGCCTTTGACCATACAAAGCGCAATGGGACATCCGGTCACGCGACCCACGTGCAGTCAGCCGCCTGTCTCGTCACTAGGAAACGTCCTTCAGAAGGTCACACATAAATACCCAAGGCCGCGACGCATGCGTCCTTTTCCAGAGAGCAGCGACCACCGACAGAAAAACGTGTTTCGTTCACAGGACTATATCTATATAGTGTAACAAGGCAAAAATATTTTCGTGGATCACATTTTTATATAGGCCAACCTAATTGATCCAAGTGTCACATAGCCTATCCTAACCTATATTAGTCTATTCAATGTTGGAGTGCCAATTTGTGACATTTTTGCAGGCACTATAATGGGGACTTATAGAAAGTTCCATCTTGTTATGGTTTGGTGGCACAGAAGGGCCAAAAATCAACTAATCCGTCAAAATCGTTGAGGCAACAGTGGAGAGAATATCAGAGAGCCCGAATGAAAAGGCCAACTTGTAAAGAGGTGCTCGCGCCCTTTCCTGCTGTTCTCTCTATTACCATTTGGTCGCCCGTCCCCGTGATCAGAATTAGCGTGAGAATGACAATGCCACAATAGTTCCCATTTCCAGACGCCCTAAGCGGCGCTCGTTTTGGCTGCTAATTATGAGGAACACAATCATTCCTGTTGGGCCAGTGTGCCCGTCTACATCCGCTTTTTTAGGTTATTTATTCCCGATCTAGAGGCATATATATATAAGGCAATTCACACTTGCAACATCAGATTTGAAATGCGCATTGGAAAAGCATATAGAGGGACACGTACTGCCACATCAGCAACATTTATCTTATTTTTGAATAAGCCTTTAATATTGGCCAAATTGgaagaaatacagttgaagtcagaagtttacatacaccttagtcaaatacatttaaactcagtttttcacaattcctgacatttaattctagtaaaaaattccctgtcttaggtcagttaggatcaccactttattttaagattgtgaaatgtcagaataatagtagagggaatgatttatttccgattttatttctttaatcacattcccagtgggtcagaagtttacatacactcaattagtatttggtagcattgcctttatattgtttaacttgggtcaaacctttcgGGTAGACTTCCGCAAGATTcccaagttgggtgaattttggcccattcctcccgacagagctggtgtaaacgatgcaggtttgtaggcatccttgctcgcacatgctttttcagtacTTCCCACAagtgttctataggattgaggtcagggctttgtgatggccactccaataccttgactttgttgtccttaaaccattttgccacaactttggaagtatgcttggggtcattgtccatttggaagacccatttgtgacaaagctttaacttcctgactgatgtcttgagatgttgcttcaatatatccacataattttcctcctcatgatgccatctattttgtgaagtgcaccagtccctcctgcagcaaagcacccccacaacatgatgctgccacccccgtgctgcacggttgggatggtgttcttcggcttgcaagcctccccctttttcctccaaacataacgatggtcattatggccaaacagttctatttttgtttcatcagaccagaggacatttctccaaaaagtacgatcttggtccccatgtgcagttgcaaaacgtagtctggcttttttatggtgatgttggagcagtggcttcttccttgctgagcgacctttcaggttctgtcaatatagaactcgttttactgtggatatagatacttttgttcctgtttcttccagcatcttcacaaggtcctttgctgttgttctgggattgatttgcacttttcgcaccaaaatacgttcatctctaggagacagaacgcgtctccttcctgagcggtatgacggctgcgtggtcccatggtgtttatacttgcatactcttgtttgtacagatgaacgtggtaccttcaggcgtttggaaattgctcccaaggatgaactagacatGTTAAGATCTAcattttcttttctgaggtcttggctgatttcttttgattttctcatgatgtcaagcaaagaggcactgagtttgaaagtaggcattgaaatacatccacaggtacacctccaattgactcaaatgttgtcaattagcctatcagaagcttctaaagccatgacataattttctggaattttccaagctctttagaggcacagtcaacatagtgtatgtaaacttctgacccactggaattgtgatacagtgaattataagtgaaataatctgtctgtaaataattgttggaataattacttgtgtcatgcacaaagtagatgtcctaaccaacttgccaaaagtatagtttgttaacaagaaatttgtggagtggttgaaaaacgagtgttaatgactccaacctaagtatatgtaaacttctgacttcaactgtaaataggcCTTTACTCTCTGTCCTGTCAGTCTCAATCCCTTCATCCATCCTTCCAATgaaattgtcacggttgtcgttggttaaggaggaccaaaacgcagcaggtatgtgtaagctcatcttgagGTTTATTGACTccaaaaatgaacaccaaaaataacaaaaagagaacgaacgatcaacacacagtctggcaaggcacaaggctaaactcagaacaatctcccacaattaaacagacaaacacacccaactaatataggacttccaatcaaaggcaacaccacacagctgccttcaattggaagtccaccccaattaaccaaacatagacatacaactaactagatcaacatagaaatacgtgaaactcaaacagtgtccaaaacccccggaatactaaatcaaatgcccttacaacaaaaacaccaccctgaaccacataaaacaaataccctctgccacgtcctgaccaaactacaataccaattaacccttatactggccaggacgtgacagtaccccccgccttaaaggtgctaaccccggaagcaccttaagaaaaacaaccccaaacaacaacaaaacaaaaattcccccctactaaagggagggaagggagggtggctgccgtcaatgacggcactgtgctacaccccccctccccgacccacctatatctggaggtggctccggttctggccgttccaggcagtcggggcagtctggcagctcggggcactctggcagctcggggcactctggcagctcggggcactctggcagctcggggcactctggcagctcggggcagtctggcagctcggggcagtctggccactctggcagctcggggcagtctggccactctggcagctcggggcagtctggccactctggcagctcggggcagtctggccactctggcagctcagggcagtctggcagctcggggcagtctggccgctctgacatctccgggcagtctggccactctgacatctccgggcagtctggccactctggcagctcctgactagtgggtggctctggcgactcttgactgacgggcagttctggtgactcttgactgacgggcagttctggcgactcttgactgacgggcagttctggcgactcttgactgacgggcagttctggcgactcttgactgatggacagttctggcgactcttgactgacgggcagttctggcgactcttgactgacgggcagttctggcgactcttgactgacgggcagatctggcgactcttgactgacgggcagttctggcgactcttgactgacgggcagttgactggcgggcagctttgGCGACTTtagactggcgggcagctctggcgactttagactggcgggcagctctggcgactttagactggcgggcagctctggtgactttagactggcgaggctgggtttacgcactagatgccttatgcgtggtgctggtactgggcgtaccagactgggaacacgcacctccaggctagtgcggggagcgggaacaggacgagtcggactgggctgacgt is a window encoding:
- the LOC115204951 gene encoding transcription cofactor HES-6 isoform X2, encoding MWQSKLEKADILEMTVKHLQNVQTHRFSADPTLGLDAQQKYSTGYIQCMHEVHNMLLSCEWMDKTLGSRLLNHLLKSLPRSSEERPSQANPNLRPDAHPPRQGPGAPTTPLRGDPRSGRQGQREGPLCHMVGPQDSPLLLLGSPQLLSPHLGMLEMWRPW
- the LOC115204951 gene encoding transcription cofactor HES-6 isoform X1, which translates into the protein MTASTMAHNVGKHSSAKEERKLRKPLIERKRRERMNNCLDQLKETVVGAFRLDQSKLEKADILEMTVKHLQNVQTHRFSADPTLGLDAQQKYSTGYIQCMHEVHNMLLSCEWMDKTLGSRLLNHLLKSLPRSSEERPSQANPNLRPDAHPPRQGPGAPTTPLRGDPRSGRQGQREGPLCHMVGPQDSPLLLLGSPQLLSPHLGMLEMWRPW